The following is a genomic window from Syntrophales bacterium.
TTTTTCTTGCGTACTCCCATTGCCAACGTTTTTTGAGGGCATTGATTTTCTCGTTTTTTATACTGAACGGTTAGTATATCCGATAGATGGTTGATCGGCTATCACTATAAAAAAACTTTGTCAAGAACAAATTTAGACAACTGGATATTTGATATAGCCCACCACGTAAATTTGCATTCTTGAACAGAACTGCCTTTAAAGCTTGCCCGGTAGCCCTGGAAGCTCATAAAAATTGATCAACGACATAAGTGCTGTACGGGATTTGTAAGATGCGGCAATGGAGTAGCTGTTTATGCATGTCGAACAGATTTTTTCTTGAAATAATGCGGACAACCACAGGCGGATGTGGAAATTCATAAAGTAAGGCGGGGGAGATGATTCGATTAGCTTAGACTGCGGAAACTATTCCAGCAGGATGCCGTATTTTTTCAAGATGTCTTTTTTCTCGATTATTTCCGGCACACCTCTGGGCATGAGAACCCTGCGGCCGCAAAGAATGGGGATTTCGTAAGCGTCGAAGATGGCGTAATATCCTCCTTCGAACACAATGAACTTATTGCCGTTTTCCTGGCGAATCCTGTCTCGGAATTTTCGAATGCCGGTTTCTTGTCCCTGCTTATCAAGTTTTTCTTGTTTGTCCATCCAAGTTCGAAACGCCGTAGTTAAAGCCATGACTATGATTGTGAGAGAGACCAGCGCTTAGAACGAAGCTTTTTTATCGAGGGTGATATATTTTAGAAGGAGGGTATTTCTATGTCAGTATCGGTTCTTGGGATAGACATCGCGAAACAGAAGTTGGATGCCGCACTTCTTTCAGATGGGAAGACAAAACATAAGGCCTGCAAGAATTCGGCAGAAGGTTTTGAGATGTTGAGGCTCTGGCTTGAGAAACAGGGGGGTTCAAGAAGTCCATGCCTGCTTGGAAGCCACGGGCAACTATGGAGAGGAGCTGGCGATCCATCTTCATGATGCGGGCCACAGGGTCAGCATTGTCAACCCCGCCAGGATCAAAGGATTTGCTCAGAGCGAACTGCTCCGCACCAAGACAGATAAACTTGATGCCGCCTTGATTGCCCGATTCTGTCTGGCGATGAAACCAGGCGCATGGATTCCGCCTTCACCGGAGATCCGATCCCTGAGAGCTTTAGTCAGGCGGGTTGATAGCCTGATCGACATGCGAAGCCAGGAGAAAAATCGGATCAGCACCGCACATGAATCGGTCTCTCTTTTGATCAAAGAACATATCGCTTATTTGGATCAAGAGATCGAAAAGATCAGAAAGCAAATTGCTGATCTTATAGGGAAAGATCAAAATCTTAAACGGAAAAAGGATCTGCTGGATTCTATTCCGGCTATTGGGAAAGTAACTATTCCTCACATCCTGGCTGAATTAGATGATCTGGAAAAGTTCAACCATGTTAGTGAACTGGTGGCGTTCATCGGGCTCGCACCGAAGGAAACGCTCTCAGAGTCATCTGTTAAAGGCAAACCCAGATTATGCAAAATCGGACATGCACGGCTCGGGAAAGCTCTTTACATGCCGGCATTGGTGTCGATTCAGTGCAATCCTGTGATGATTGCCTTTTATAACCGCCTAAAAGATAAAGGTAAAAACGGGAAAGTGATTGTCTGCACGATTATGCGGAAACTGGTTCATGTTATCTTCGGAGTCCTGAAATCCGGGAAAAAGTATGATCCAAACTTTAAACCAGTTGCCGCTTGACAAGAACGATATCTTGAGTTTGGCGTATCAGTCGTCTCTCTCTTTGTATTGTACATCAACCTTGATGTCCACTAAACGCATCATTCATCACCTATTTTTTCCTTTCAAATAGGGAACAAAAGATGTGGCGAGAAGTATCAAAGCCAGTGTGAGCGTGACGGCGGCGATGGGCCTGGTAAAGAAGATGAGAAAACTCCCCTTTGAAATCAGGAGAGACTGGCGGAGGTTCGCCTCCACCATGGGGCCGAGTACAAAGGCGAGGAGCAGGGGCGCACTCTCGTACTCGAATTTCCTGAAGAGATAGCCGATAATCCCGAATAACGTCATGAGAAACATGTCGAAGGTCCGGTTGTTAACGCTGTAAGAGCCCATGAGGCAGAAGAGCAGGATCAACGGGAAAAATATACGGTACGGGATCTTCAGTATCTGCACCCACATGGGTATGAGGGGAAGGTTGAGCACCAGGAGCATAACGTTGCCGATATACATGCTGCTGATGACACCCCAGAAAAGGTCGGGATGCTGTGGAATGAGGAAAGGGCCGGGTCGTATTCCGTGAAGCACCAGGGCGCCGTAAAGGAGCGCCATCACTGCATTCGCGGGGATTCCAAGGGTCAAGAGCGGGACAAAGGCGCCGGCAGTG
Proteins encoded in this region:
- a CDS encoding IS110 family transposase is translated as MEATGNYGEELAIHLHDAGHRVSIVNPARIKGFAQSELLRTKTDKLDAALIARFCLAMKPGAWIPPSPEIRSLRALVRRVDSLIDMRSQEKNRISTAHESVSLLIKEHIAYLDQEIEKIRKQIADLIGKDQNLKRKKDLLDSIPAIGKVTIPHILAELDDLEKFNHVSELVAFIGLAPKETLSESSVKGKPRLCKIGHARLGKALYMPALVSIQCNPVMIAFYNRLKDKGKNGKVIVCTIMRKLVHVIFGVLKSGKKYDPNFKPVAA